The following are encoded together in the Streptomyces rapamycinicus NRRL 5491 genome:
- a CDS encoding AfsR/SARP family transcriptional regulator: protein MRYEIMGPLRVVEEERKLTIRARKIEVLLTVLLVRADQVVPIDQLITEIWGEDPPRRAIAGLHVYVSQIRKFLRRPDQNESPVITRPPGYVLRLGHDRLDFHCFERLVCEGRDHLRERRYQQATATFESALDLWRDPLLDDVCHGPILEGFQTWLKEARLECIEMLTDSRLMLGRHRELVSDLYQLTTEHPLREALHRQLMLALYRCGRRADALHVYQAARKTLNEELGLEPCRALQDMQRAILTSDDRLELHVPA from the coding sequence GTGCGATATGAGATCATGGGACCTCTCCGCGTAGTGGAAGAGGAGAGGAAATTAACTATCAGGGCGCGGAAGATCGAGGTCCTGTTGACCGTCCTCCTCGTCCGCGCCGATCAAGTGGTCCCGATCGACCAGCTCATCACGGAGATCTGGGGAGAGGACCCGCCGCGCCGGGCGATCGCCGGGCTTCATGTGTATGTCTCCCAGATCCGTAAGTTCCTGCGCCGGCCCGACCAGAACGAAAGTCCCGTTATCACCCGCCCGCCGGGATATGTCCTGCGGCTGGGCCACGACCGCCTCGACTTCCACTGCTTCGAGCGGCTGGTGTGCGAGGGCCGGGACCATCTGCGGGAGCGGCGTTACCAGCAGGCCACGGCGACTTTCGAAAGCGCGCTCGACCTCTGGCGCGATCCATTGCTGGACGACGTATGCCATGGGCCGATCCTCGAGGGCTTTCAGACCTGGCTGAAGGAAGCCCGGCTGGAATGCATCGAGATGCTGACGGATTCCCGGCTCATGCTCGGCCGCCATCGCGAGCTGGTGAGCGATCTGTATCAGCTGACCACCGAGCATCCCTTACGGGAGGCACTGCACCGTCAGTTGATGCTGGCGCTCTACCGCTGCGGTCGCCGGGCGGACGCCTTGCATGTGTATCAAGCGGCCCGCAAGACGCTCAATGAGGAACTCGGGCTCGAACCGTGCCGGGCCCTACAGGACATGCAGCGGGCCATCCTCACCTCGGATGACCGACTGGAACTGCATGTTCCCGCTTGA
- a CDS encoding DUF5988 family protein, translated as MEILSEHISYLSEGSPIEVVLEGGPDDLPRAFRTGRSTLTSKKLKIQHRNGYEHFELVNDSADITTAIFRWTMRTKIAE; from the coding sequence GTGGAGATATTGAGCGAACACATCAGTTATCTGTCCGAGGGCAGTCCGATCGAGGTCGTCCTCGAAGGCGGACCGGACGATCTGCCCCGGGCATTCAGGACCGGGCGGTCGACCCTCACCAGCAAGAAGCTCAAAATCCAGCACCGGAATGGATACGAGCACTTCGAACTCGTCAACGATTCCGCCGACATCACCACAGCGATCTTTCGCTGGACCATGCGTACGAAAATCGCCGAGTAG
- a CDS encoding type I polyketide synthase yields the protein MDSDEPTRTPQHAEPIAVVGMACRLPHAPSPSAFWRLLRQGGNAITAMPDDRHRTGAATTDGPVTDGPATDGAAADGPATDGGATGGAAADGPVSDGSGRSAPTWYGGFLDRVDTFDAAFFGVSPREAAAMDPQQRLMLELAWEAFEDAGIRPGTLKDSPTGVFVGAIWDEYAALLRRDTTAATRHAMTGVHRSIIANRVSYGYGLRGPSLTVDTAQSSSLVAVHTACESLRRQECTLALAGGVNLILTEDSMAAAAAQFGGLSPDGRCHTFDARANGFVRGEGGAAVLLKPLAAAVRDGDPVYCVIHASAVNNDGATAGLTSPSPAAQEDVVRTAHRRAGVSSDEVQYVELHGTGTPVGDPVEAAALGAALGTVRTDGTPLLVGSAKTNVGHLEGAAGIVGLLKTALGITHRLLPASLHFTTPNPRIPLAELGLRVQDRLSEWPRPDRPLLAGVSSFGMGGTNCHLVLGEAPASAPVPVPAPVSVTTSVTADTPAPPVVAWPISAKTPAALRAQAERLRDHVTGHDGLSPADIGHSLATTRTVFAHRAVILGAGADELLSGLDALANGTEAAGVVRGSTTDGGLAVLFSGQGSQRAAMGRELYAAHPVFAAALDEVCDCLDGQLAEPLREVMFARLPSPQAALLDRTSYTQPALFAIEVALYRLAESWGLTPGHLMGHSVGEIAAAHVAGVLTLPDACALVAARGRLMQSITATGAMAALQADPDEAAGLLAGWEDRLDLAAVNGPSSVVISGDYDAVHATAAAWRERGRKARPLKVSHAFHSPHMDSMLDELRAVASGLTFSAPAIPLVSNVTGRLATAPELAAPDYWARHARHAVRFMDGVHTLLDAGVTTFLELGPDAPLTAMARECLAARPGPAPGRPRPAAVAAMRRDRPEVRTLAAAMAQAYVRGAEVAWDRACGGQPRRRVPLPTYAFQRDRYWPGTTPESTTRGTHTTGTDDAPDPVPPAGETAGPGDPGPDRDPLQVVRTQVALVLGHSEPNAIDPGLTFKELGFDSLAATELSERLGAVTGLPLTATLTFDHPTPLAVADHLRAHTTPAAIPAASTAPVPRDADEPIAVVAMGCRFPGGVDSPEALWRLVAEGVDAIGEFPRDRGWDLAGLFDPDQDRPGTSYAHEGGFLHDAPEFDAEFFGISPREALATDPQQRLLLETAWQTFERAGIRSTALQSSPTGVFVGVMPQDYGPRLHEAPKGLDGHLLTGGTPSVVSGRVAFTFGLEGPAVSVDTACSSSLVAIHLAVRALRQGECALALAGGVTVMAAPGMFTGFSRQRGLAPDGRCKPFAAAADGTGWGEGVGLLLLEPLSDARRNGHRVLAVIRGSAVNQDGASNGLTAPNGPSQQRVIRQALADARLSPSEVDAVEAHGTGTTLGDPIEAQALLATYGWERPEERPLWLGSLKSNIGHTQAAAGVAGVIKMVMAMRHGLLPATLHIDAPSPHVNWGSGAVRLLTEQVEWVRGEHPRRAGVSSFGISGTNAHLIVEQVPEPEPVPSGPRTDDDDRPVPWVLSARSAEALRGQARELAAHTAAYAAAHTAPDGTPSPRDVGWSLITTRTAFDHRAVVVGGSGDELTAALQALAADETHPGVVGPAAIRSGAAVDAGPVLVFPGQGSQWAGMGAGLLDAAPVFAARVAECERALAPHVDWSLTDVLRGAEGAADLSRVDVVQPVLWAAMVSLAAVWAEYGVRPAAVVGHSQGEIAAAVVAGALSLEDGAKVVALRSRALRRLAGGGAMASLALGDEQAEELLTGLGDRAAAVVVAVVNGPESTVVSGPPEQVATVVAACQDAGERARLIEVDYASHSPQVDEIAEELNQLLRGVEPVEAPGAAGVVFYSTVTGGRADVSTLDTDYWVRNLRERVRFADAVEELLAAGHRVFIEASTHPVLTMAMRESFEHAEIAAAAVPTLRRDHGDRTQLTKSVAQAFIAGAEVDWSAAFPADPTPRTVDLPTYAFQRRRYWLDAPGGRAGDPAALGLVAADHPLLGAAVRLADGGGHVLTGRISPLTHGWLADHVVAGVSLVPGAVLVEWALRAADEAGCGAVQELALRLPLAMPATGGRCVQVVVGPPADEGRRDIAIYSLPEDGLRAGGDTDWMCHAVGVLGPAVPESRSGESPGTWPPPGARPVDTDGFYERIATSGYAYGAAFQGLRAVWRDGADLLAEVELPKAAGGPGGFGIHPALLDAVLHPTLLMDAMDRMGRTQGEDHRGRMWLPFTIGGVSLWAAEATAVRVRLTPRPRTVEAGAEAEAEGGRELRVVVADAVGAPVLTIDALALRHADPDQLRSLNTGRVTTESAGGGGVRRRAAAAAAGASSVDWAARLARLSAVERYRTLLGLVRDHAATVLGHTDAEAVHADASFKELGFESLTAVELRDRLAAATGLRLPAALIFRHPTPEGIAHHLVRRLTSDGADATPTVIVPPSTQLPRQPTDEMSAAQRLESASADQVLEFIDNELGVS from the coding sequence ATGGATAGCGACGAGCCCACTCGCACACCTCAGCACGCGGAGCCCATCGCCGTGGTGGGAATGGCCTGCCGCCTGCCGCACGCACCCAGCCCGTCGGCCTTCTGGCGGCTGCTGCGGCAGGGCGGGAACGCCATCACCGCCATGCCGGACGACCGCCACCGGACCGGCGCCGCCACCACTGATGGCCCCGTTACGGATGGCCCCGCTACGGATGGCGCCGCCGCCGACGGTCCCGCTACGGATGGCGGCGCCACCGGTGGCGCTGCCGCCGACGGTCCCGTCAGCGACGGCTCCGGCCGGTCGGCGCCGACCTGGTACGGCGGCTTCCTGGACCGCGTCGACACCTTCGACGCCGCCTTCTTCGGCGTCTCGCCCCGCGAGGCGGCGGCCATGGACCCGCAGCAGCGGCTGATGCTCGAACTCGCCTGGGAGGCGTTCGAGGACGCGGGAATCCGGCCCGGAACGCTGAAGGACAGCCCGACCGGTGTGTTCGTCGGCGCCATCTGGGACGAGTACGCCGCCCTCCTGCGCCGGGACACCACCGCGGCCACCCGGCACGCCATGACCGGTGTCCACCGCAGCATCATCGCCAACCGGGTCTCCTACGGCTACGGTCTGCGGGGCCCGAGCCTCACCGTCGACACCGCACAGTCCTCCTCGCTGGTGGCCGTGCACACCGCCTGCGAGAGCCTGCGCCGCCAGGAGTGCACCCTGGCCCTGGCCGGAGGCGTCAACCTCATCCTCACCGAGGACAGCATGGCGGCGGCAGCCGCCCAGTTCGGCGGGCTCTCCCCGGACGGGCGCTGCCACACCTTCGACGCCCGCGCCAACGGCTTCGTCCGTGGCGAGGGCGGCGCGGCGGTCCTCCTCAAACCACTCGCCGCGGCGGTACGCGACGGCGACCCGGTGTACTGCGTCATCCACGCGAGCGCCGTCAACAACGACGGCGCCACCGCCGGGCTGACGTCCCCCAGTCCGGCGGCCCAGGAAGACGTGGTGCGCACCGCCCACCGGCGGGCCGGAGTCTCATCCGACGAGGTCCAGTACGTCGAACTGCACGGCACCGGAACCCCCGTCGGCGACCCCGTCGAGGCGGCGGCGCTCGGCGCCGCGCTCGGGACCGTACGGACCGACGGCACACCGCTGCTCGTCGGCTCCGCCAAGACCAACGTGGGCCACCTCGAAGGCGCCGCGGGCATCGTCGGACTGCTCAAGACCGCCCTCGGCATCACCCACCGCCTGCTCCCGGCCAGCCTCCACTTCACCACCCCGAACCCGCGGATCCCGCTGGCCGAACTCGGACTGCGGGTCCAGGACCGGCTCAGCGAGTGGCCCCGCCCGGACCGGCCGCTGCTCGCCGGGGTCAGCTCCTTCGGCATGGGCGGCACCAACTGCCATCTCGTCCTCGGCGAAGCACCCGCGTCGGCGCCCGTCCCCGTACCCGCGCCCGTGTCCGTAACCACGTCCGTAACCGCCGACACCCCTGCGCCCCCGGTTGTGGCCTGGCCGATCTCCGCGAAGACCCCCGCGGCGCTGCGCGCCCAGGCCGAGCGGCTGCGGGACCATGTGACCGGCCACGACGGCCTCTCCCCGGCCGACATCGGACACTCTCTGGCCACCACCCGTACCGTCTTCGCCCACCGCGCCGTGATCCTCGGGGCGGGCGCCGACGAGCTGCTGAGCGGGCTGGACGCGCTGGCCAACGGCACGGAGGCCGCCGGAGTGGTGCGAGGCAGCACCACGGACGGCGGTCTCGCCGTCCTCTTCAGCGGCCAGGGCAGCCAGCGAGCGGCCATGGGCCGTGAACTGTACGCCGCCCACCCGGTCTTCGCAGCGGCACTGGACGAGGTGTGCGACTGTCTGGACGGGCAGTTGGCAGAGCCGTTGCGCGAGGTGATGTTCGCCCGACTACCGTCCCCGCAAGCGGCGTTGCTCGACCGCACCTCGTACACCCAGCCCGCGCTGTTCGCCATCGAGGTGGCCCTCTACCGGCTGGCCGAATCCTGGGGGCTCACCCCCGGCCATCTGATGGGCCACTCGGTCGGCGAGATCGCCGCGGCCCATGTGGCCGGTGTCCTCACCCTGCCCGACGCCTGCGCCCTGGTGGCCGCCCGCGGCCGGTTGATGCAGTCGATCACGGCGACGGGTGCCATGGCCGCCCTCCAGGCCGACCCGGACGAGGCCGCCGGACTGCTCGCCGGGTGGGAGGACCGGCTGGACCTCGCCGCCGTCAACGGCCCGTCATCCGTGGTGATTTCGGGTGACTACGACGCCGTCCACGCGACCGCCGCCGCGTGGCGCGAGCGCGGCCGCAAGGCCCGGCCGCTGAAGGTCAGCCACGCCTTCCACTCGCCGCACATGGACTCCATGCTCGACGAACTGCGCGCCGTCGCCTCCGGACTGACCTTCTCCGCACCGGCCATCCCCCTCGTCTCCAATGTGACGGGACGGCTCGCCACCGCCCCGGAGCTCGCCGCACCGGACTACTGGGCCCGCCACGCCCGACACGCGGTGCGCTTCATGGACGGTGTGCACACCCTCCTGGACGCCGGTGTCACGACCTTCCTCGAACTCGGACCGGACGCCCCGCTCACCGCCATGGCCCGCGAATGCCTCGCCGCACGGCCCGGACCGGCCCCCGGGCGGCCACGCCCGGCGGCGGTGGCGGCGATGCGCCGCGACCGCCCCGAGGTGCGCACCCTCGCCGCCGCCATGGCCCAGGCGTATGTCCGCGGCGCCGAAGTGGCCTGGGACCGGGCCTGCGGCGGGCAGCCCCGGCGGCGGGTCCCCCTGCCGACGTACGCCTTCCAGCGGGACCGCTACTGGCCCGGCACCACACCCGAATCCACCACACGGGGCACTCACACCACAGGGACGGACGACGCCCCGGACCCGGTGCCGCCCGCAGGAGAGACGGCCGGGCCCGGCGACCCGGGGCCGGACCGGGACCCGCTGCAGGTCGTCCGGACCCAAGTGGCCCTCGTTCTCGGACACTCCGAGCCGAACGCCATCGATCCCGGTCTGACCTTCAAGGAACTGGGCTTCGACTCGCTCGCGGCGACCGAACTGAGCGAGCGGCTCGGCGCCGTCACGGGGCTGCCCCTCACCGCCACACTCACCTTCGACCACCCCACGCCCCTGGCCGTCGCCGACCATCTGCGCGCCCACACCACCCCTGCCGCCATCCCGGCCGCGTCAACGGCCCCCGTACCGCGCGACGCCGACGAGCCGATCGCGGTGGTGGCCATGGGCTGCCGCTTCCCCGGCGGCGTCGACTCGCCCGAGGCGCTGTGGCGGCTGGTGGCCGAAGGCGTCGACGCGATCGGGGAGTTTCCCCGGGACCGCGGCTGGGACCTGGCCGGACTCTTCGACCCCGACCAGGACCGCCCCGGCACCAGCTACGCCCACGAGGGCGGCTTCCTCCACGACGCACCGGAATTCGACGCGGAGTTCTTCGGGATCAGCCCCCGGGAGGCGCTCGCCACCGACCCACAGCAGCGGCTGCTGCTGGAAACCGCGTGGCAGACCTTCGAACGGGCGGGCATCCGCTCCACCGCCCTCCAGTCCAGCCCCACCGGCGTGTTCGTCGGAGTGATGCCCCAGGACTACGGCCCCCGGCTGCACGAGGCGCCCAAAGGGCTCGACGGCCATCTGCTCACCGGCGGCACCCCGAGCGTGGTGTCCGGCCGGGTGGCGTTCACCTTCGGCCTGGAGGGGCCCGCGGTGTCGGTGGACACGGCGTGTTCGTCGTCGCTCGTGGCCATCCATCTCGCGGTGCGGGCACTGCGGCAGGGCGAGTGCGCGCTCGCCCTGGCCGGAGGGGTGACGGTGATGGCCGCACCCGGTATGTTCACCGGCTTCTCCCGCCAGCGCGGCCTGGCCCCCGACGGGCGCTGCAAGCCGTTCGCGGCCGCCGCCGACGGCACCGGATGGGGCGAGGGCGTCGGCCTGCTGCTCCTGGAGCCGCTGTCCGACGCCCGGCGGAACGGCCACCGGGTGCTCGCGGTGATCCGGGGCTCGGCCGTCAACCAGGACGGCGCGTCCAACGGCCTGACCGCGCCCAACGGCCCTTCCCAGCAGCGGGTTATCCGCCAGGCCCTCGCCGATGCCCGGCTGTCCCCGTCCGAGGTGGACGCCGTCGAGGCGCATGGCACCGGAACCACCCTGGGGGACCCGATCGAGGCCCAGGCACTGCTCGCCACCTACGGGTGGGAGCGGCCGGAAGAGCGGCCCCTGTGGCTGGGCTCGCTGAAGTCCAACATCGGCCACACCCAGGCCGCGGCCGGCGTGGCGGGCGTCATCAAGATGGTGATGGCCATGCGGCACGGGCTGCTGCCCGCCACCTTGCACATCGACGCGCCCAGCCCCCACGTCAACTGGGGCAGCGGGGCGGTGCGGCTGCTGACCGAGCAGGTGGAGTGGGTGCGCGGCGAACACCCCCGCCGCGCGGGGGTGTCCTCCTTCGGTATCAGCGGCACCAACGCACATCTGATCGTGGAGCAGGTCCCCGAGCCGGAACCCGTCCCCAGCGGCCCGCGGACGGACGACGACGACCGGCCGGTGCCCTGGGTGCTGTCCGCCCGCAGCGCAGAAGCCCTCCGGGGGCAGGCCCGGGAACTGGCCGCCCATACGGCCGCCTATGCGGCCGCCCATACGGCCCCCGACGGCACACCGTCGCCCCGGGACGTGGGCTGGTCACTGATCACCACCCGGACGGCGTTCGACCACCGCGCGGTGGTGGTCGGCGGGAGCGGCGACGAACTCACCGCCGCCCTGCAGGCGTTGGCGGCCGACGAGACGCATCCGGGTGTGGTGGGCCCGGCTGCCATCCGCTCCGGCGCGGCGGTAGACGCGGGCCCGGTGCTGGTGTTCCCCGGGCAGGGTTCGCAGTGGGCCGGGATGGGCGCCGGGCTGCTGGACGCCGCACCGGTGTTCGCCGCCCGCGTGGCGGAGTGCGAACGAGCGCTCGCGCCCCACGTCGACTGGTCGCTCACCGATGTCCTGCGGGGAGCCGAAGGCGCCGCCGATCTGAGCCGAGTGGATGTGGTGCAGCCGGTGCTCTGGGCGGCGATGGTGTCCCTGGCCGCCGTATGGGCCGAGTACGGTGTGCGCCCCGCCGCCGTGGTGGGCCACAGCCAGGGTGAGATCGCGGCGGCCGTGGTGGCCGGAGCGCTGTCCCTGGAGGACGGCGCGAAGGTCGTGGCGCTGCGCAGCCGGGCCCTGCGGCGGCTCGCCGGAGGCGGGGCCATGGCCTCGCTGGCACTCGGCGACGAGCAGGCCGAGGAGTTGCTGACCGGGCTCGGCGACCGGGCCGCCGCGGTCGTGGTGGCGGTGGTGAACGGGCCCGAGTCCACGGTGGTGTCCGGCCCGCCGGAGCAGGTGGCCACTGTGGTGGCCGCGTGCCAGGACGCGGGGGAGCGGGCGCGGCTGATCGAGGTGGACTACGCCTCGCACAGCCCCCAGGTCGACGAGATCGCCGAGGAACTCAACCAACTGCTCAGGGGAGTTGAGCCGGTCGAGGCGCCCGGAGCCGCCGGGGTGGTGTTCTACTCCACCGTGACCGGTGGCCGGGCCGATGTATCCACCCTGGACACGGACTACTGGGTGCGGAATCTGCGGGAGCGGGTGCGGTTCGCCGATGCCGTCGAGGAGTTGCTGGCGGCTGGTCATCGGGTGTTCATCGAGGCCAGCACCCATCCCGTCCTCACCATGGCGATGCGGGAGAGCTTCGAGCACGCCGAGATCGCGGCCGCCGCGGTGCCCACCCTGCGGCGGGACCACGGGGACCGGACCCAGCTGACGAAGTCGGTCGCGCAGGCGTTCATCGCCGGGGCCGAGGTGGACTGGTCGGCCGCCTTCCCGGCCGACCCCACACCCCGTACGGTCGATCTGCCCACGTACGCCTTCCAGCGCCGGCGCTACTGGCTGGACGCCCCCGGCGGGCGCGCAGGGGACCCCGCCGCCCTCGGCCTGGTGGCCGCGGACCATCCGCTGCTGGGCGCCGCGGTGCGGCTCGCCGACGGCGGCGGCCACGTGCTGACCGGACGCATCTCCCCGCTGACGCACGGCTGGCTCGCCGACCATGTGGTGGCGGGCGTGTCCCTGGTGCCCGGAGCCGTGCTGGTGGAGTGGGCGCTGCGGGCGGCCGACGAGGCAGGCTGTGGTGCGGTGCAGGAGCTCGCGCTGCGGCTGCCGCTGGCGATGCCCGCGACGGGCGGCCGGTGTGTCCAGGTGGTGGTGGGGCCGCCCGCCGACGAAGGACGCCGCGACATCGCGATCTACTCCCTCCCCGAGGACGGCCTTCGCGCGGGTGGCGACACCGACTGGATGTGCCATGCCGTGGGCGTCCTCGGCCCCGCCGTACCGGAAAGCCGCTCGGGGGAGTCGCCCGGGACCTGGCCGCCGCCCGGGGCGCGGCCGGTGGACACCGACGGGTTCTACGAACGGATCGCCACATCCGGATACGCCTACGGAGCCGCGTTCCAGGGGCTGCGCGCGGTGTGGCGGGACGGCGCGGACCTGCTGGCCGAGGTGGAACTGCCCAAGGCCGCAGGAGGGCCTGGTGGGTTCGGCATTCACCCCGCCCTGCTGGACGCGGTGCTGCATCCGACGCTGCTGATGGACGCGATGGACCGGATGGGCCGGACTCAGGGGGAGGACCACAGGGGCCGGATGTGGCTGCCGTTCACCATCGGCGGTGTGTCCCTGTGGGCGGCCGAGGCCACCGCCGTACGCGTCCGACTCACCCCGCGTCCCCGGACCGTCGAGGCCGGGGCCGAGGCCGAGGCCGAGGGCGGGCGTGAACTGCGGGTCGTCGTCGCGGACGCCGTAGGCGCCCCGGTGCTGACGATCGACGCGCTGGCGCTGCGCCACGCCGACCCCGATCAGCTGCGGTCCCTGAACACCGGCCGAGTGACGACTGAGAGTGCCGGTGGCGGAGGCGTACGGCGGCGCGCCGCCGCTGCCGCGGCTGGAGCGTCGTCCGTCGACTGGGCCGCCCGGCTGGCACGGCTGTCGGCCGTGGAGCGGTATCGCACCCTCCTCGGCCTGGTGCGCGACCACGCCGCCACCGTGCTGGGGCACACCGATGCCGAGGCGGTGCACGCCGACGCCAGTTTCAAGGAGCTGGGCTTCGAGTCCCTGACCGCCGTCGAACTGCGCGATCGCCTCGCGGCCGCCACGGGTCTGCGGCTGCCCGCGGCCCTGATCTTCAGACATCCGACCCCGGAAGGCATCGCGCACCATCTTGTGCGACGGCTGACCTCGGACGGTGCCGACGCCACCCCCACTGTGATCGTCCCTCCGAGTACGCAATTGCCACGGCAGCCGACGGATGAAATGAGCGCGGCCCAAAGGCTGGAGTCCGCCTCCGCGGATCAGGTCCTTGAGTTTATTGACAACGAGCTTGGTGTGTCCTGA
- a CDS encoding SAM-dependent methyltransferase, which translates to MTSPSAVPPGGTVSDYYSSLGPLLQMAWDDNFHFGYWDGPSDTRSVQEATDRFTDLLIERLRVGPGDRVLDAGCGIGKPAMRVASATGANVLGVTISELQVKQATESARLAELSDRVAFQYADAMAMPFGDAAFDAVLAFESINHMDRPTALREMARVLRPGGRVVLTDVTPPSDGSYQPDDDPAVVTSLTRLEDWPGLVGDAGLVLDELTDVTENTKDTANRMIDGILRCRREFEARHGVSVQEVLDAAKSALPTVPSAGCAIVVAHKP; encoded by the coding sequence ATGACCTCTCCCTCGGCCGTGCCGCCTGGCGGTACGGTGTCGGACTACTACAGCTCGCTGGGCCCGCTTCTGCAGATGGCGTGGGACGACAACTTCCACTTCGGCTACTGGGACGGCCCGTCCGATACCCGTTCGGTGCAAGAGGCCACCGATCGCTTCACGGATCTGCTGATCGAACGGCTGCGGGTGGGTCCGGGAGACCGGGTGCTGGATGCCGGCTGTGGTATCGGGAAACCGGCGATGCGGGTGGCGTCCGCCACCGGCGCCAATGTCCTGGGCGTCACGATCAGCGAGCTCCAGGTCAAACAGGCGACCGAATCCGCCCGGCTGGCCGAGCTGTCCGACCGGGTGGCATTCCAATACGCCGACGCCATGGCGATGCCTTTCGGCGACGCCGCATTCGACGCCGTACTCGCATTCGAATCGATCAATCACATGGACCGTCCGACGGCGCTGCGGGAGATGGCCCGTGTGCTGCGGCCGGGAGGCCGGGTGGTGCTCACGGATGTCACCCCGCCGAGCGACGGGAGTTATCAGCCGGACGACGATCCCGCCGTGGTCACCTCGCTGACCCGGCTGGAGGACTGGCCCGGTCTGGTCGGTGACGCCGGGCTGGTGCTCGATGAGCTGACCGATGTCACCGAGAACACCAAGGACACCGCGAACCGCATGATCGACGGCATCCTGCGCTGTCGCCGGGAGTTCGAGGCGCGCCACGGGGTCAGCGTGCAGGAGGTGCTGGACGCCGCCAAGTCGGCGCTGCCCACCGTACCCAGCGCCGGCTGCGCCATCGTGGTGGCCCACAAGCCCTGA